One Kineosporia corallincola DNA window includes the following coding sequences:
- a CDS encoding carbamoyltransferase family protein, with translation MRVIGVNAIFHDPSAALVIDGQTVAAAEEERFSRRKHGKRPVPFSAWELPELSLRWCLAEAGLKPSDIDVVAYSFDPALAEPVAGDPWDHLRLTYAERAPHFLASALPGLDPEQVRFVPHHVAHAASAGLASPHGDCSVLVLDGRGERASHLAGRYRNGHLDTLAAQALPHSLGLVYESLTEHLGFLRSSDEFKVMALASYGKPRWLEEMRELIRADGEGGFVAPTLDWNRWAPPRVDDGSWGGEHADLAASVQARLEEVLVDLATWLHAQTGDRVLTMAGGTALNCVANSRIWRESPFEEVWVQPAAGDAGTSLGAALQVSADGGEVPAPMPTAALGRSWTDDELAAWLRRAAVPFTTPPDLAGEVADVLARNGVIAWFDGRSEYGPRALGRRSLIANPTVADNLERLNDVKGREQFRPVAPMVLADRAPEIFSGGPIPSPYMLFVHDVAPAWRDRIPAVVHVDGTARIQTVDDATNPGIAGLLRAFERRTGVPVVINTSLNTAGRPMVDDPRDALELFGSAPVDLLVLGPHLVRRSQMTGAGAPA, from the coding sequence ATGCGAGTCATCGGGGTGAACGCGATATTTCATGATCCCTCAGCGGCTCTGGTGATCGACGGGCAGACCGTCGCCGCCGCCGAGGAGGAACGCTTCAGCCGTCGCAAGCACGGCAAGCGCCCGGTTCCCTTCTCCGCCTGGGAACTGCCCGAACTGAGCCTGCGCTGGTGCCTGGCCGAGGCCGGGCTGAAACCTTCCGACATCGACGTGGTGGCCTACTCGTTCGACCCGGCCCTCGCCGAGCCCGTCGCCGGCGACCCCTGGGACCACCTGCGTCTCACCTATGCCGAACGGGCCCCGCACTTCCTCGCCAGTGCCCTGCCCGGCCTGGATCCGGAGCAGGTGCGCTTCGTGCCGCACCACGTGGCGCACGCCGCCTCGGCCGGACTGGCCTCACCGCACGGTGACTGCTCGGTGCTGGTGCTCGACGGGCGCGGCGAACGCGCCTCGCACCTGGCCGGGCGCTACCGCAACGGCCACCTGGACACCCTCGCCGCACAGGCGCTGCCGCACTCCCTCGGCCTGGTCTACGAATCACTGACCGAACACCTCGGATTCCTGCGCTCCAGCGACGAGTTCAAGGTGATGGCCCTCGCCTCCTACGGAAAACCGCGCTGGCTGGAAGAAATGCGCGAGCTGATCCGCGCCGACGGCGAGGGCGGCTTCGTCGCGCCCACCCTGGACTGGAACCGCTGGGCGCCGCCGCGCGTGGACGACGGCAGCTGGGGCGGCGAGCACGCCGACCTGGCCGCCAGCGTGCAGGCCCGGCTGGAGGAGGTGCTGGTCGACCTGGCCACCTGGCTGCACGCACAGACCGGCGACCGGGTGCTCACGATGGCCGGCGGCACCGCGCTGAACTGCGTCGCCAACAGCCGGATCTGGCGGGAGAGCCCGTTCGAGGAGGTCTGGGTGCAGCCCGCCGCCGGCGACGCCGGCACCTCGCTGGGCGCGGCCCTCCAGGTCAGCGCCGACGGCGGCGAGGTGCCCGCGCCGATGCCCACGGCCGCCCTCGGCCGGTCGTGGACGGACGACGAACTGGCGGCCTGGTTGCGCCGCGCCGCCGTGCCCTTCACCACCCCGCCCGACCTGGCCGGCGAGGTGGCCGACGTGCTGGCACGCAACGGCGTCATCGCCTGGTTCGACGGTCGCAGCGAGTACGGCCCGCGGGCCCTGGGCCGGCGCTCGCTGATCGCCAACCCCACCGTCGCCGACAACCTGGAACGGCTCAACGACGTGAAGGGGCGTGAGCAGTTCCGCCCGGTCGCCCCGATGGTGCTCGCCGACCGCGCCCCGGAGATCTTCTCCGGCGGCCCGATCCCCAGTCCGTACATGCTTTTCGTCCACGACGTGGCACCGGCCTGGCGCGACCGGATCCCGGCCGTGGTGCACGTCGACGGCACCGCCCGGATCCAGACGGTGGACGACGCGACGAATCCCGGCATCGCCGGCCTGCTCCGGGCGTTCGAGCGGCGCACCGGGGTGCCGGTGGTGATCAACACCAGCCTGAACACGGCCGGCCGGCCGATGGTCGACGACCCCCGCGACGCCCTGGAGCTGTTCGGCTCGGCGCCGGTGGACCTGCTGGTGCTGGGGCCGCACCTGGTCCGGCGCTCGCAGATGACCGGGGCGGGGGCACCGGCATGA
- a CDS encoding HAD-IIIA family hydrolase, which produces MTGPHDYAVVVPSIGRPSLYRLLETLAGQAGPRPAELVVVDDRPAPPGASAAASPIVLAALPFPTRVVRTQGRGPAAARNAGWRCTSAPWVVFLDDDVELLPHWAQALAEDLRAVPADGAGSQAQLHVPLPGHRRPTDWERGTAGLQDAAWATADMAYRRSALEQVHGFDERFPRAYREDADLALRVLRAGWRLTRGERVTLHPVRPADDLVSLRAQRGNADDVLMRVLHGPGWREDGDVPTGAFPRHVATTLALVGAGAAVAVGRPREAALAGAAWAFLSTDFLRRRLLPGPRPGDPEFGAEARRMLVTSLAIPPAAVAHRLRGAWRVRRGAPAWPPPVRAVLFDRDGTLVRDVPYNGDPDRVKLMPFAREALDAVRAAGLRTGVVSNQSGVARGLLTIRQVEDVNAEIDRRLGGLGVWRYCPHGPESSGADCACRKPGPGLVLAAARELGVEPYECLVVGDIGADLGAAVSAGARAVLVPTAQTRPEEVAAAPVVAADLLEAVGLAVRLAGGTGEPAHPAPGPALDPASGTGRSPAAGGTRR; this is translated from the coding sequence ATGACCGGCCCGCACGACTACGCCGTCGTGGTCCCGAGCATCGGCCGTCCCAGCCTGTACCGGCTGCTGGAGACCCTGGCCGGGCAGGCCGGCCCCCGCCCGGCCGAGCTGGTGGTGGTGGACGACCGGCCCGCACCGCCGGGGGCGAGTGCCGCGGCGTCCCCCATTGTTCTTGCCGCACTGCCCTTTCCGACGCGTGTCGTGCGCACGCAGGGACGCGGCCCGGCGGCCGCCCGCAACGCCGGATGGCGTTGTACCAGCGCGCCCTGGGTGGTGTTCCTCGACGACGACGTGGAACTGCTGCCGCACTGGGCGCAGGCACTGGCCGAGGACCTGCGGGCGGTTCCGGCCGACGGGGCGGGCAGCCAGGCCCAGTTGCACGTGCCGCTGCCGGGGCACCGCCGCCCGACCGACTGGGAACGGGGGACGGCGGGTCTCCAGGACGCCGCCTGGGCCACGGCCGACATGGCCTACCGCCGGTCCGCGCTGGAGCAGGTGCACGGTTTCGACGAGCGCTTCCCCCGGGCCTACCGGGAGGACGCCGACCTGGCCCTGCGGGTGCTGCGGGCCGGATGGCGGCTGACCCGGGGGGAACGCGTCACCCTGCATCCGGTGCGCCCGGCCGATGACCTGGTCAGCCTGCGGGCGCAGCGGGGCAACGCCGACGACGTGCTGATGCGGGTGCTGCACGGGCCGGGCTGGCGCGAGGACGGCGACGTGCCGACCGGTGCCTTCCCCCGGCACGTGGCCACCACGCTGGCCCTGGTGGGAGCCGGTGCGGCGGTGGCGGTGGGCAGGCCGCGGGAGGCGGCGCTGGCCGGGGCCGCCTGGGCGTTCCTGAGCACGGACTTCCTGCGCCGTCGTCTGCTGCCCGGCCCCCGGCCGGGCGATCCGGAGTTCGGCGCCGAGGCCCGGCGCATGCTGGTGACCAGCCTGGCCATTCCCCCGGCCGCCGTGGCCCACCGGCTGCGGGGGGCCTGGCGGGTGCGGCGTGGGGCGCCGGCCTGGCCCCCGCCGGTGCGCGCGGTGCTGTTCGACCGCGACGGCACGCTGGTACGTGACGTGCCCTACAACGGTGACCCGGACCGGGTGAAGCTGATGCCCTTCGCCCGCGAGGCCCTGGACGCGGTGCGGGCGGCCGGGCTGCGGACCGGGGTGGTGAGCAACCAGTCCGGCGTGGCGCGGGGGCTGCTGACCATCCGGCAGGTGGAGGACGTCAATGCGGAGATCGACCGCCGGCTGGGCGGACTGGGCGTCTGGCGCTACTGCCCGCACGGCCCGGAGAGCTCCGGTGCGGATTGTGCCTGCCGCAAGCCTGGCCCCGGGCTGGTACTGGCGGCCGCCCGGGAACTGGGTGTGGAGCCGTACGAGTGCCTGGTGGTCGGTGACATCGGTGCAGACCTGGGGGCCGCCGTGAGCGCCGGGGCCCGGGCGGTGCTGGTGCCGACGGCGCAGACCCGTCCGGAGGAGGTGGCCGCCGCACCGGTGGTCGCCGCGGATCTGCTGGAGGCCGTGGGGCTCGCCGTCCGCCTGGCCGGGGGAACCGGTGAACCTGCCCACCCCGCTCCTGGCCCTGCCCTGGACCCCGCCTCCGGGACGGGCCGCAGCCCGGCAGCCGGTGGGACGCGACGATGA
- a CDS encoding glycosyltransferase family 9 protein, whose amino-acid sequence MTRTLAVRLDSDGDVLLTGPAVRALAAASDRLDLLVSPAGRAAAGLLPGVDRLTVFDVPWSGFRPAAVNPAAISALVVDMTHQKYDLAVVFTSFHQSPLPMALLARMAGVPRIVADSEDYPGSLLDVRHRRQEVHEVEAALQLATAAGAPATDDSRLRVSIPPGTGNPAGGSGYVVLHPGASVPSRGLLPAHAHRIAAELVARGHRVVITGGPQEVELAAAAYAPGCTDLAGRTDLAELAAVLRAAACVVTGNTGPAHLAAAVGTPVVSLFSPVVPAGRWAPYGVPVVLLGDQQAPCAGSRARECPVPGHPCLSGVSAAEVARAVERFAGPIENTVSAGDSDSVMETDAEHTDLARPRFVDDVVRPG is encoded by the coding sequence ATGACCCGCACCCTGGCCGTCCGGCTGGACAGCGACGGGGACGTGCTGCTCACCGGCCCGGCCGTGCGGGCGCTGGCGGCCGCGTCCGACCGTCTCGACCTCCTGGTGTCGCCCGCGGGCCGGGCGGCGGCCGGACTGCTGCCCGGCGTGGACCGGCTGACGGTCTTCGACGTCCCCTGGTCCGGATTCCGGCCCGCAGCGGTGAATCCGGCCGCGATCAGTGCCCTGGTCGTCGACATGACCCACCAGAAGTACGATCTCGCGGTCGTCTTCACCTCGTTCCACCAGAGTCCGCTGCCGATGGCCCTGCTCGCCCGGATGGCCGGCGTGCCGCGGATCGTGGCCGACAGTGAGGACTACCCGGGGTCACTGCTCGACGTGCGGCACCGACGGCAGGAGGTGCACGAGGTCGAGGCCGCGCTCCAGCTGGCGACGGCGGCCGGGGCGCCGGCCACCGATGATTCCCGGCTGCGCGTCTCGATCCCGCCGGGCACCGGGAACCCGGCCGGCGGAAGTGGTTACGTGGTGCTGCACCCGGGGGCCTCGGTGCCGTCGCGAGGGCTGCTGCCGGCGCACGCCCACCGGATCGCGGCGGAACTCGTGGCGCGCGGGCACCGGGTGGTGATCACCGGCGGCCCGCAGGAGGTCGAGCTCGCCGCAGCGGCGTATGCTCCTGGATGTACCGATCTGGCGGGCCGCACCGATCTGGCGGAACTGGCCGCCGTGCTGCGCGCCGCGGCCTGCGTGGTCACCGGCAACACCGGCCCCGCGCACCTGGCGGCCGCCGTGGGAACCCCCGTGGTGTCACTGTTCTCGCCCGTCGTGCCGGCAGGCCGCTGGGCCCCCTACGGAGTACCGGTCGTGCTGCTCGGCGACCAGCAGGCTCCCTGTGCCGGCAGCCGCGCCCGTGAGTGCCCGGTTCCCGGCCATCCCTGCCTCAGCGGCGTCAGTGCGGCCGAGGTGGCCCGAGCAGTAGAACGTTTCGCCGGACCGATCGAGAACACGGTCTCCGCCGGTGACAGTGACTCTGTCATGGAGACCGATGCCGAACATACTGATCTGGCACGTCCACGGTTCGTGGATGACGTCGTTCGTCCAGGGTGA
- a CDS encoding glycosyltransferase, which yields MTSFVQGDHTYLIPVLPGRGPDGRGRARTWDWPPNAREVTPAELAGLPIDLVVLQRPHELKLTREWTGRRPGTDVPAVYVEHNTPSGPAVSSMHPLAGHDDVPLVHVTRFNEMAWDNGLAPTRVVEHGIVDPGYLYTGDDASVAVVVNEPVRRARVAGTDLVARVAAEVPVDVYGMGVEQLPDHIPDVKGRVHEDVPQAELHRMLGRHRLYLHPYRWTSLGLSLIEAMTLGMPVLALATTEAPVAVPPGAGVVSNDLRVLTATARRWLADPQEAREIGLTARQYALSRYGLDRSLADWDAIVKEMLR from the coding sequence ATGACGTCGTTCGTCCAGGGTGACCACACCTATCTGATTCCCGTCCTGCCCGGCCGGGGCCCCGACGGCCGGGGCCGCGCCCGCACCTGGGACTGGCCCCCGAACGCCCGCGAGGTGACGCCGGCCGAACTCGCCGGCCTGCCGATCGACCTGGTCGTGCTGCAACGCCCGCACGAACTGAAACTCACCCGGGAGTGGACCGGAAGACGACCGGGGACAGACGTTCCCGCCGTGTACGTCGAGCACAACACCCCGTCCGGCCCGGCCGTGTCGTCGATGCACCCGCTGGCCGGGCACGACGACGTCCCGCTGGTGCACGTCACCCGGTTCAACGAGATGGCCTGGGACAACGGTCTCGCCCCGACCCGGGTGGTGGAGCACGGCATCGTGGATCCGGGGTACCTGTACACCGGGGACGACGCGTCGGTGGCCGTGGTCGTCAACGAGCCGGTACGCCGCGCCCGGGTGGCCGGCACCGACCTGGTCGCCCGGGTCGCGGCCGAGGTGCCGGTGGACGTGTACGGCATGGGCGTGGAACAGTTGCCCGATCACATTCCGGACGTCAAAGGCCGTGTGCACGAAGATGTTCCGCAGGCCGAGCTGCACCGGATGCTCGGGAGGCACCGGCTGTACCTGCACCCCTACCGGTGGACCAGCCTGGGCCTGTCACTGATCGAGGCGATGACCCTCGGCATGCCGGTGCTGGCTCTGGCCACCACCGAGGCCCCGGTGGCCGTACCGCCCGGTGCCGGGGTGGTCAGCAACGACCTGAGGGTGCTCACCGCCACCGCCCGGCGCTGGCTGGCGGATCCCCAGGAAGCCCGCGAGATCGGGCTGACAGCAAGGCAGTACGCGCTCAGTCGCTACGGGTTGGACCGCAGCCTCGCCGACTGGGACGCGATCGTGAAGGAGATGCTCCGATGA
- a CDS encoding glycosyltransferase, producing MRIGMISEHASPLAALGGQDAGGQNVYVASLARALAARGHEVAVYTRRDDPYLPDVVEMVPGVTVVHVPAGPARVLPKDEMLRWMPDFGRWLAETWLLGAAGRPDVLHANFWMSGVAALTANQLVPGRRIPLVQTFHALGSVKRRFQGARDTSPARRIAVERMLAETADLVLATCSDEVAELHRAGAARCHVRVVPCGVDVERFAPEGSTHTPVPSSPGVLNLVCVGRLVPRKGIDTVVDALPRVPGARLVVVGGPEASGLHHDPEARRLLDRARRHGVADRVELTGAVGQDRLPGLLRRADVVVATPWYEPFGIVPLEAMAVGRPLVGSAVGGLLDTVKDGETGILVPPRDPGALAAALRRLAGDEELRARMGRAARRRAERHYGWSRVAEQVEEAYRSVAAHDRVPALEAL from the coding sequence ATGAGGATCGGCATGATTTCCGAGCACGCCAGCCCTCTGGCCGCGCTCGGCGGGCAGGACGCCGGTGGGCAGAACGTCTACGTCGCCTCCCTGGCCCGGGCCCTGGCGGCACGTGGCCACGAGGTCGCCGTGTACACCCGGCGTGACGACCCTTACCTGCCCGACGTCGTCGAGATGGTTCCGGGCGTCACCGTGGTGCATGTGCCGGCCGGCCCGGCCCGGGTGCTGCCGAAGGACGAGATGCTGCGCTGGATGCCGGACTTCGGCCGGTGGCTGGCCGAGACCTGGCTGCTCGGCGCGGCCGGGCGGCCGGACGTGCTGCACGCCAACTTCTGGATGTCCGGCGTCGCCGCGCTGACCGCGAACCAGCTCGTGCCCGGGCGGCGGATCCCGCTGGTGCAGACCTTCCACGCCCTGGGCTCGGTGAAGCGCCGGTTCCAGGGGGCACGTGACACCAGCCCGGCCCGGCGGATCGCGGTGGAGCGGATGCTGGCCGAGACCGCCGACCTGGTGCTGGCCACCTGCTCGGACGAGGTGGCCGAGCTGCACCGGGCCGGGGCGGCCCGGTGTCACGTGCGGGTCGTGCCGTGCGGGGTGGACGTGGAGCGGTTCGCGCCGGAAGGCAGCACGCACACGCCGGTTCCGAGCAGCCCTGGTGTGCTGAACCTGGTCTGCGTGGGAAGGCTGGTGCCGCGCAAGGGGATAGACACCGTGGTGGACGCCCTGCCGCGGGTGCCGGGTGCCCGGCTGGTGGTGGTCGGCGGGCCGGAAGCCTCCGGCCTGCACCACGATCCAGAGGCACGACGTCTGCTCGACCGGGCCCGGCGGCACGGGGTGGCCGACCGGGTGGAGCTCACCGGCGCCGTCGGGCAGGACCGTCTGCCCGGACTGCTGCGCCGGGCGGACGTCGTGGTGGCCACGCCCTGGTACGAGCCGTTCGGCATCGTTCCGCTGGAGGCGATGGCCGTCGGGCGTCCCCTGGTCGGCAGCGCGGTGGGCGGGCTGCTCGACACCGTGAAAGACGGTGAGACCGGCATTCTCGTGCCGCCCCGCGATCCGGGTGCCCTGGCGGCGGCACTGCGCCGGCTGGCCGGTGACGAAGAACTGCGCGCCCGGATGGGGCGGGCGGCGCGCCGCCGGGCCGAGCGGCACTACGGCTGGAGCCGGGTGGCCGAACAGGTGGAGGAGGCCTACCGGAGCGTGGCCGCCCACGACCGGGTGCCCGCCCTGGAGGCGCTGTGA
- a CDS encoding D-sedoheptulose-7-phosphate isomerase: protein MDRHLEDLAPGLVSLRRQGPLLDSWGRRLAGVFGSGGRLLVAGNGGSAAEAQHLTAELVGRFVGERRPLSALCLSAETSSLTALVNDYGIGEMFARQVQAHGRTGDVLMLLSTSGRSPNLLAAAERAAQQGISVWALTGPDGSPLAAAADEAVCVDSDSTSAVQEVHLMAVHAICAALDAQLRGAVPERVGSR from the coding sequence ATCGACCGGCACCTGGAAGACCTTGCCCCGGGCCTGGTCTCGCTGCGCCGGCAGGGCCCGCTGCTGGACTCCTGGGGACGCCGCCTGGCCGGGGTGTTCGGGTCCGGTGGACGGCTGCTGGTGGCTGGGAACGGCGGAAGTGCCGCCGAGGCACAGCATCTCACCGCCGAGCTGGTGGGCCGGTTCGTGGGCGAGCGGCGCCCGCTGTCGGCCCTCTGCCTGAGTGCCGAGACCTCCAGCCTGACCGCGCTGGTCAACGACTACGGCATCGGCGAGATGTTCGCCCGGCAGGTGCAGGCCCACGGCCGTACGGGTGACGTGCTGATGCTGCTCTCCACCAGTGGCCGCAGCCCGAACCTGCTCGCCGCCGCCGAACGTGCCGCGCAGCAGGGCATCTCGGTCTGGGCGCTGACCGGCCCGGACGGCAGCCCGCTGGCGGCGGCGGCCGACGAGGCCGTCTGCGTGGATTCGGACAGCACGTCCGCCGTGCAGGAGGTGCACCTGATGGCGGTGCACGCGATCTGTGCCGCGCTGGACGCCCAGCTGCGCGGTGCCGTGCCGGAGCGGGTGGGCTCCCGATGA
- a CDS encoding PfkB family carbohydrate kinase, with the protein MTRHVVVLGDLLLDRDVHGSVTRIAPDAPVPVLDASRTAERPGGAGLTALLCVGEGVRVTLVAPVADDHDGRRLRDLLAPHVRLLALGHEGGTRTRTRLRASGQCLLRLDEGGPGTPVPDSVDRVDEVLESADVVLVSDYGAGVTRHPELRELLVRAAARRPVLWDPHPRGGDPVPGCLLVTPNLAEAEGALRAAGEPAGTGVTPDVLATRLRERWRVRGVCVTAGEAGAHLSRTGSETLYVPARPAAGDPCGAGDRFAASVAVGLAGGRVLSEAVTAAVGDASAWVEAGGTAGFAVGSTPAREAGATGRGPGLEAKLAATRAAGGRVVATGGCFDLLHVGHLSCLRAARRAGDLLVVLLNSDASVSRLKGPGRPVVPQNERAEVLRSLECVDDVVIFDEDDPGAALERLRPDVWVKGGDYGGAPMPEAGLVRSWGGRVLLLPYLSGRSTTAMLDRAERDHELEEIR; encoded by the coding sequence ATGACGCGCCACGTCGTCGTGCTCGGTGATCTGCTGCTCGACCGTGACGTGCACGGAAGCGTCACCCGGATCGCCCCGGACGCCCCGGTGCCGGTGCTCGACGCCTCGCGCACGGCCGAACGCCCGGGTGGCGCCGGGCTGACGGCCCTGCTGTGCGTGGGCGAGGGCGTGCGGGTCACCCTGGTGGCGCCGGTCGCCGACGACCACGACGGACGACGTCTGCGCGACCTCCTCGCGCCCCATGTCCGCCTGCTGGCCCTCGGGCACGAAGGGGGGACACGCACCAGGACCCGGTTGCGGGCCTCCGGGCAGTGCCTGCTGCGACTGGACGAGGGCGGTCCGGGCACGCCGGTGCCGGACTCCGTGGACCGGGTGGACGAGGTGCTGGAGTCCGCCGACGTGGTGCTGGTCTCGGACTACGGCGCCGGTGTCACCCGGCATCCGGAACTGCGCGAGCTGCTCGTCCGCGCCGCCGCCCGGCGGCCGGTGCTCTGGGACCCGCACCCGCGCGGCGGCGACCCGGTGCCGGGGTGCCTGCTGGTGACGCCGAATCTGGCCGAGGCCGAGGGTGCGCTGAGAGCGGCGGGGGAGCCGGCCGGGACCGGGGTGACGCCCGACGTGCTGGCCACCCGGTTGCGGGAGCGGTGGCGGGTGCGGGGTGTGTGCGTCACGGCCGGGGAGGCGGGGGCCCACCTGTCACGGACCGGCAGCGAGACGCTGTACGTGCCGGCCCGGCCGGCCGCCGGGGATCCGTGCGGTGCCGGGGACCGGTTCGCCGCCTCGGTGGCGGTGGGACTGGCCGGTGGCCGGGTGCTGTCCGAAGCGGTGACCGCCGCGGTGGGGGACGCGTCGGCCTGGGTGGAGGCTGGTGGCACAGCCGGTTTCGCCGTCGGGTCCACGCCGGCGCGTGAGGCCGGCGCCACCGGCCGTGGCCCGGGCCTGGAGGCGAAGCTCGCCGCGACCCGCGCCGCGGGCGGCCGGGTCGTCGCCACCGGAGGCTGTTTCGATCTCCTGCACGTGGGCCATCTCTCCTGCCTGCGGGCCGCCCGCCGGGCCGGGGACCTGCTGGTCGTGCTGCTGAACTCGGACGCCTCGGTGTCCAGACTGAAAGGCCCGGGCCGGCCGGTGGTTCCGCAGAACGAGCGGGCCGAGGTGCTGAGGTCCCTGGAATGCGTCGACGACGTGGTCATTTTCGACGAGGACGACCCGGGGGCGGCGCTGGAACGGCTCCGCCCGGACGTCTGGGTGAAGGGTGGCGACTACGGCGGCGCCCCGATGCCCGAGGCCGGCCTGGTACGGAGCTGGGGCGGGCGGGTGCTGTTGC